A region of the Candidatus Zixiibacteriota bacterium genome:
GCGGGAATGTACATCGACAAACTCGCTGACGGGCGGATGGTGGCCACCATGAATCTGCAAGGGCGGATCTACATGAAGGAGATTGACTGTCCGTTCAAGACCGCCGACGGCGAACTCCTGATGGTGGACGGCACGACGCGCGTGATTATTGTCGATATCCACGCCGAAACGACCTCCGAGAAGCAGGCGCTGGCGCATTATCTTGACGGCCGGGTGTCGGCGGTGATCGGCACGCATACCCACGTGCAGACGGCGGATGAGAAGATCCTGCCCAAGGGGACGGCGTATATCACCGACGCTGGCATGACCGGCCCGCACGGGTCGATTATCGGGATGAAGCACGAAGCGGCGGTGAAGCGGTTTCTGACCGGCATGCCGTACAAGTTCCAGGTTGCGACCGATGATGTGAAGATGCAGGGGGTGATCATCGAGATCGACGATCAGACCGGCCGCGCGATCAACATCGAGCGATTCTCGAAGGATGCGCCCGACGGGATGAACGCGGCGCTGTCGGACGAAAAGGAGCCATGAGCGCGCAGATCATCGACGGCACGTTGGTCTCCAAGCAGATCAAGGACGAGCTAACGGCCGAAGTCGCGGCGCTGGCGCAACGGGGGATCGTGCCGGGGCTGGCGGCAGTGCTGGTCGGCAACGATCCGGCCTCGGAAATCTACGTCAATTCCAAAGCCAAAGCGTGCAAGAAGCTGGGGATCTACTCGGAAGTGATCAAGCGGGACGCGGCGATCACACAATCGGAGCTTTATCAGTTGCTGGATGGGCTGAATCAGAATCCGAAGCTCTCGGGAATTCTCCTACAGTCGCCGATTCCGAACCATCTCGACGAATTTGCCGCGTGCCTGCGGATCGATCCGATCAAGGACGTTGACGGCTTCCATCCCGACAATGTCGGGCGGCTGCTGATCGGCGAGCCGCGCTACCAGTCGTGCACGCCGTTGGGCGTGGTGGAGTTGCTGCAGCGCTATCGAATCGAGTTGAAAGGCAAAGAGGCGGTGATTGTCGGCCGCTCGAATATTGTCGGTAAGCCGCTGGCGGCGATGCTGATGCAGAAGTGGCCGGCGACGAACGCGACGGTCACGGTGTGCCACTCGGCGACGCGGGATATCTTTGCGCATACGCG
Encoded here:
- the folD gene encoding bifunctional methylenetetrahydrofolate dehydrogenase/methenyltetrahydrofolate cyclohydrolase FolD encodes the protein MSAQIIDGTLVSKQIKDELTAEVAALAQRGIVPGLAAVLVGNDPASEIYVNSKAKACKKLGIYSEVIKRDAAITQSELYQLLDGLNQNPKLSGILLQSPIPNHLDEFAACLRIDPIKDVDGFHPDNVGRLLIGEPRYQSCTPLGVVELLQRYRIELKGKEAVIVGRSNIVGKPLAAMLMQKWPATNATVTVCHSATRDIFAHTRRADVVITALGKPEFLRGENIKEGAVVIDVGINRVEDATAEKGYRVVGDCHFESCAAKAAWITPVPGGVGPMTIAMLLTNTVQAAKLQHGVR
- a CDS encoding TIGR00282 family metallophosphoesterase, which encodes MRIMFIADVMGKPGRWIISQLLRDLKAEKRIDYTICNVENAAGGFGITREMSKKMFSYGIDLQTSGNHIWDREEIREYLANGPKLIRPANFPSGAPGAGMYIDKLADGRMVATMNLQGRIYMKEIDCPFKTADGELLMVDGTTRVIIVDIHAETTSEKQALAHYLDGRVSAVIGTHTHVQTADEKILPKGTAYITDAGMTGPHGSIIGMKHEAAVKRFLTGMPYKFQVATDDVKMQGVIIEIDDQTGRAINIERFSKDAPDGMNAALSDEKEP